In Arthrobacter sp. QXT-31, one genomic interval encodes:
- a CDS encoding PrpF domain-containing protein: MKIEAEWMRGGTSKCWVFETEQLGETGTSPDVLLPRLFGSPDHRQIDGVGGATSTTSKAMILHRPAGEDVDVEFTFAQVGIEEAVVDWGSNCGNCSAVVGLYAIEKGWVVPTGDVTRIITRNTNTGQIIIQRVSTPSGALPIVPEAEMPGVPFPGYRVGLGFQDPAGKTTGRLLPTGSASDAVTADGTPWTVSMVDAGAPVVILRAEDLGLDPERYDNWFAGAELQLETLEHIRRQAAVRMGLAATPAEAARAVPKVAIVAAPAQADVESDVSVMMLSMGKPHPALAITGSIALTLAARTPGTVLHDITGGTVRPTLRLRTPAGVIETWSEERDGSLLVGVDRTARTLATTTIHLPEALGSAVDASLASATN; this comes from the coding sequence ATGAAGATCGAAGCGGAGTGGATGCGCGGAGGCACCAGCAAATGCTGGGTGTTCGAAACGGAACAGCTGGGTGAGACCGGAACGAGCCCGGATGTGCTGCTTCCCCGGCTGTTCGGCAGCCCCGACCACCGGCAGATCGACGGTGTGGGCGGGGCGACGTCCACCACCAGCAAAGCGATGATCCTTCACCGTCCCGCCGGCGAGGATGTCGACGTCGAGTTCACTTTCGCCCAGGTCGGCATCGAAGAGGCCGTCGTGGACTGGGGCAGCAACTGCGGCAACTGCTCCGCCGTCGTTGGTCTTTACGCCATCGAAAAAGGCTGGGTAGTGCCCACCGGCGACGTCACCCGGATCATCACCCGGAACACCAACACCGGCCAGATCATCATCCAGCGGGTATCCACGCCTTCCGGCGCGCTACCGATCGTCCCGGAGGCGGAGATGCCGGGCGTACCGTTCCCCGGATACCGGGTGGGCCTCGGCTTCCAAGACCCTGCCGGCAAAACCACCGGCAGGTTGCTTCCCACAGGATCAGCCTCAGACGCCGTCACTGCAGACGGAACACCCTGGACTGTCTCCATGGTCGACGCCGGAGCGCCGGTGGTGATCCTGCGTGCTGAAGACCTTGGCCTTGACCCGGAGCGCTACGACAACTGGTTCGCCGGGGCTGAGCTGCAGCTGGAGACGCTGGAACACATCCGGCGCCAGGCCGCAGTACGCATGGGGCTCGCAGCGACCCCCGCCGAGGCGGCCCGCGCCGTCCCGAAGGTCGCAATCGTGGCTGCACCGGCCCAGGCCGACGTGGAAAGCGACGTCAGCGTCATGATGCTCTCGATGGGCAAGCCGCACCCGGCGCTGGCCATCACCGGAAGCATCGCACTGACCCTGGCCGCCCGCACCCCGGGCACCGTACTGCACGACATCACCGGCGGCACGGTCCGGCCCACCCTGCGGCTGCGCACTCCGGCCGGGGTCATCGAAACCTGGAGTGAGGAGCGGGACGGATCGCTGCTCGTCGGCGTCGACCGGACAGCCCGCACCCTCGCCACCACCACCATCCACCTCCCCGAGGCCCTCGGCAGCGCCGTCGACGCCTCCCTCGCCAGCGCCACCAACTGA
- a CDS encoding LysR family transcriptional regulator: protein MLNDEAQELFDIRRLALLVEVVEQGSITAAADLMLYTPSAVSQQLRKLEQEVGQPLLNRRSRGVVPTEAGQVLAGHARKIIGQMRAAQADLDQIAGLKRGSLTVGTFPTLAGSFLPVVIRAFKKRYPAIGLSLRSARFDELVADLQSGVTGLCLLWDYPWNRFHDDSIRITEVFQESTVLLVSRGHPLADREEIRMEELRKESWIVRAEAHPVVEVLQRSAHEAGFEPTIGFLANDYQEAQAMVSVGMGVAMVPKTAVALQHPDVRVVSLGSAAPLRRVLLAQRQDKVYAPAEVAFHSTLLEIARERAGDYL from the coding sequence ATGCTTAACGATGAAGCCCAGGAATTATTCGATATCCGGAGGCTTGCCCTGCTGGTGGAGGTCGTCGAGCAGGGATCGATCACCGCGGCTGCCGATCTGATGCTGTACACGCCCTCGGCCGTCTCGCAGCAGCTGCGCAAGCTCGAGCAGGAAGTCGGCCAGCCCCTCCTCAACCGTCGCTCCCGCGGGGTGGTGCCCACCGAAGCCGGGCAGGTGCTCGCCGGCCATGCCCGGAAGATCATCGGGCAAATGCGGGCTGCCCAGGCCGACCTGGACCAGATCGCCGGGCTCAAACGCGGCTCCCTGACAGTCGGGACGTTTCCGACTCTCGCCGGATCATTCCTGCCGGTTGTCATCAGGGCCTTCAAGAAGAGGTACCCGGCCATTGGTCTGTCCCTGCGGAGCGCACGCTTTGATGAGCTTGTGGCGGACCTGCAGTCCGGCGTGACCGGGCTTTGTCTGCTCTGGGACTACCCCTGGAACCGCTTCCATGACGATTCCATCCGGATCACGGAGGTCTTCCAGGAAAGCACCGTCCTGCTGGTGTCCCGCGGGCACCCGCTTGCCGACCGTGAAGAGATCCGGATGGAAGAGCTCCGCAAGGAGTCATGGATCGTGCGGGCGGAGGCCCATCCGGTGGTGGAGGTGCTGCAGCGCTCCGCCCATGAGGCCGGGTTCGAACCCACGATCGGGTTCCTGGCCAACGATTACCAGGAAGCGCAGGCGATGGTCAGTGTCGGGATGGGCGTGGCCATGGTGCCGAAGACCGCCGTGGCCCTGCAGCACCCCGACGTCCGGGTGGTCAGCCTCGGCTCCGCCGCCCCCCTGCGTCGGGTTCTGCTCGCGCAGCGCCAGGACAAGGTCTACGCTCCGGCAGAGGTTGCCTTCCACTCCACCCTGCTGGAGATTGCCCGCGAACGGGCCGGTGACTACCTGTAG
- a CDS encoding ABC transporter ATP-binding protein has product MNTTTTGQAGLKADNLSLGYDGPAIIRDLTLNIPHAQVTSIIGPNGCGKSTLLRGLGRLLPPRSGDVLLDGTSLAAHSTRHVATRISVLPQAPSAPSGLTVADLVSRGRHPRQKWYQQFSLADQGIVEGALEATDIRELADTPLEDLSGGQRQRAWISMTLAQETGILLLDEPTTYLDLAHQVDVLELVRRLNRRHNRTVVMVLHDISLAARYSDHIVAMKDGRIITQGAPADVITPELLREVFDLHAHVVNEPTEGRPHVIPLGHPAPA; this is encoded by the coding sequence TTGAACACCACCACCACGGGCCAGGCCGGCCTGAAAGCCGATAACCTGAGCCTCGGATACGACGGCCCCGCCATCATCCGGGACCTGACCCTGAACATCCCGCATGCCCAGGTGACCTCCATCATCGGACCCAACGGGTGCGGCAAATCCACACTGCTCCGCGGACTCGGCCGGCTCCTTCCGCCGCGTTCCGGGGACGTCCTCCTGGACGGTACCTCCCTTGCCGCGCACTCCACCCGGCACGTTGCCACCCGGATCAGCGTCCTCCCCCAGGCGCCGTCCGCGCCCTCGGGACTGACCGTGGCCGACCTGGTGTCCAGGGGCAGGCACCCGCGGCAAAAGTGGTACCAGCAGTTTTCCCTCGCGGACCAGGGCATCGTCGAAGGCGCGCTGGAAGCCACCGACATCCGCGAACTGGCAGATACGCCGCTGGAGGACCTCTCAGGCGGGCAGCGCCAACGGGCCTGGATTTCCATGACGCTTGCCCAGGAAACCGGCATACTCCTCCTGGACGAGCCCACCACGTACCTGGATCTCGCGCACCAGGTGGACGTGCTGGAACTCGTCCGCCGGCTGAACCGCCGGCACAACAGGACCGTGGTGATGGTGCTCCACGACATCTCGCTGGCGGCCCGCTACTCGGACCACATCGTTGCCATGAAGGACGGCCGGATCATTACCCAGGGCGCACCGGCCGACGTGATCACCCCCGAGCTGCTCCGGGAAGTCTTTGACCTCCATGCCCACGTGGTCAACGAGCCCACGGAGGGCCGGCCGCATGTCATCCCGCTCGGCCACCCGGCGCCGGCCTGA